In Silene latifolia isolate original U9 population chromosome 6, ASM4854445v1, whole genome shotgun sequence, the genomic window caaacagtcaatctcaacacatcaacaatcatcccattatgggactaatactgagtaggaaatcctacctggaaagcacacaatcgacggtctctcttttgctgtatcaaaagcttcctctacgaaacctcctcctatcatacaacatacaaattctaccaaatcacatactactaaaaaacccccaaatccctatattagggtttaaccaaatcaaaggaaagacaacaaaaagggtacatagatcttaccctcgacgcaaggatctcaacggtataaccaacgatgagaaccgaccttccaaactccgggatttgctaacgatgcgattaggattaaaaacgtacttgctttctctctttaacagtaatttagcttttgcaaaagtgtttagaataatgacgacgaaggttatatatcttaatcgcataattaacaaaacccgagaaaaactccccgtaaaccggctactcgatcgagtaactaggatactcgatcgagtacccccttactcgatcgagtatcctagttactcgatcgagtacccaacaggtcagaaacttttctaaaacgcaacttacccttactcgacagagtaaggcctactcgatagagtacccaaagactcataaatacggagtattacaacttgatcataaatggttgaaatcatgtgctttgctcttttctttattttgtgaatcttagggctcgttttgtgaatcttagatcttgatttgtgaaacacaaagctaatattcttaaacttggtcataagttgttgaaattgcctattttgttatttctcttatcttggGAATCTGATACCTCgtttagtgaatcttaaagcTTGATTTGTGATCATGGAAGATAATACTCTGACAATAGATAATGTGGATTTTGTGACTTGCAGCCGTGCTCAAAAAAGCAAGACATCgcttttgcatgtggcacattatgAAAAAGTAACAGACAATGTTGGGAGAACAATTTGCAAAGAGACTGATTTCTTAAGTCGTCTGAACAATGTTGTCTGGAGCAAGGACTTGGAGCCTGAGAAATTTGAAGAGAATTGGGCTAAGGTCATTAGCGAGTTCTCGTTAGAAGGAAATAAATGGTTTACTGGCAAGTTTGCGGAACGAGATTAGTGGATACTTgcttatttcaggaatgtgccaatgggcaacattttaaaaaccacacaaagatcagagagttcgaatagcttcttcaagagatttgaaaataaatatgggaCTCTCGTAGAATTTCGGATGAGATTTGACAGTGCAATGGACCAACAAAGGCACAATCTAAAGCTTCTTGAAGCATAGAGCCACAACTCAATGCGTGAAACCCTATTCGGGTCAAACTGGGAGGCCCATGCAGTGAAGGTCTATACACATGAAGTGTTCTTCGACTTCCAAGAGGAGGTTAAATTTTCGGTAAATGTGTATAGTGTTTGTGGATACACCCCACCAGATCCAGTAACTAACTTTAAAGTTTCAATTGTTGAAGATGCAAATAAGCGAAAGAGATATGcagttgagtacaataggagaacaatggatgtccgttgtgcatgtaaattgtttgaaaggaaaggtattttatgcaaccacatcatttggatttgctcgggaaagtttaaggaaatacctgagaaatacattttgcgtaggtggagtaagaatgcactcagaaacccggtttatgatttgaatggaAATCTGCTGGAAAACTATGATCTTACTGGTAGTAGTAAATTTGGAATATCTCGGGCGTGGTCTGAGATTAACGCAACTGTTGGTAtgctcaaaagaaaagaagaagagtcagatatgagagagtttgccaagctaattaaagaattccgagagaagttggagccaaacccaaagcctttgacCAAAGAACAAGAATTGGAGGTCCTTCTCAACTGCAAGGCTCCAAAAGAAATCAAGATCTTACCACCTAAAGTCTCTAGAAATAAAGGTAGTGGTAAAAGGATGGTGAGCAGCAAAAATAAGGCAATTATGAAGGCAAAAAAACCGAAAAAGTTGTGTGCTAAGTGTAAACGCATGTCACACCACGATTAAAGAAATTGTCCAAATGAGTTTGCAGAGCATCCTCCTGAGAATCAAGTATGTATAGTTCTACTCTTGTCTTTCCATTTTAGTATTACTTGAAAACGCAACTACAATTGTctactaattctttttttttttaaaaaagtatcTAATCAAGGTTTGATTCTTCACATAGGGAGACAcatcggaagaagaggaagaagtggAAGAAGtcgaggatgaagattgatgtaaAGGAGTATTCTTAAGCAATGAGAATAGACATGACGATTGAAGAAGACAAGTTTTAAGCTCGTTTTATTTTGgtcaatgttgtgaatcctggaacttatcttgtgaaactggaagataaaattgtgaaatttggtcctgaatctagcatcaagcgtttttatcatttcagaccttattttgtgaatttcagaccttatcttgtgaatctcagaccttgttcagtgaatcttagggcttgttctgtgaaacttggtcgtggtttaaatcatctattttactcttaattttttgaatctcagaccttgttcagtgaatcttagggcttgttctgtgaaacttggtcgtggtttagaatcatctattttgctcttaattttgtgaatctcagaccttatcttgcgaatctcagaccttgttcagtgaatcttagggcttgttctgtaaaacttggtcgtggtttaaatcatctattttgctcttaattttgtgaatctcagaccttatcttgtgaatctcagaccttgttcagtgaatcttagggcttgttctgtgaaatttagggcttgttctgtgaaacttggtcgtggtttaaaatcctctattttgctcttaattttgtgaatgtcagaccttgttttgtgattcTCAAactttgttcagtgaatcttatagTTTGTTGATTTAGTTACGACGTTTATTTGTTTtcaatgttgtgaatgctagactTTAATTTGTCCAATTGTTTACTTGCAAAGTTTGTGAATCCTACAGAAGGTGATTTCGTGAAACATGAACTTAAATGTGGGAAATTGTATAACAGTAGTCCAAGCCAAGCTCAAATTGCTCAACCCAATGTCAAATTAGCTACATAAGTCACATAAGTGACCCAGAAAAATTATTATgactttacaactatcaaatatctttacaagagttgatgaaggcaacaatctttacaGGAGCCTCGACCCACTTTTGTATATTATGACTTCACATCATCCCATCAACACGGACAATTGTCTTCTTTAATTAAACACCTATACAACCAAAAACAAGTACAATCGACTTATTTACGAAATATTCGCCAAAGTTATGAAGAAAtatacttcacatcatttttaagacaatgaagtgtacctttttagtatttttatcccaTCTAAGTAGTTCCAACATGATCGATTTTCGATATTGTGGCAATTTCTACAAAGAGCAACATATATTAATGAAGTATATAGACAACCAACCTAGctttatttggtgaatatcagaccttgttttgtgaatctcaaacattgttcagtgaatctcagagcttgttcAATGAatctgatcggtccgtttcgtgttcacaatttaatagatgtggtcgttgggtcacgtccgaatcaaaacacaatttatagcttcacaaacaactctacaattagtaaagaggcaagtaaaggtcggatcccaagggacgggaattgagatgagatttctattgaaactagtggtgtcttaggggtgtcacaatttgggttgatgtagaaggtcactaactaaaatagcaaagtaaataaacaagcaagatgaattaaaagggtttgtaaacaattgataaaaagcactagggtgtcacgggatcatagggaaatcatgggaattgatcatacaaacatgttctcaaattataagcaagcaattattgttgtgatggattgagttgggttatatcttacaatcctagaaaagtttgggtcccggagccgaatcgattagattgtacaacacctacaagtcgacataatcttccctactcaacaacatgcatggtctaatgagactcgagttggtttatgtcttacaagtctcattgaaaagataggtgatggtagtaaatgaaaggattcataggcttagcatttcatcaaacataacatgtgcatgagttgagatcaaaacaagcaagcaaataaaccatgaaagcatattaatttaagcatgaatcattctccatgttggttttccctaatcacccattaaccctagctaagagactactcactcattatcatgttgatcatgctagcaaggttgtcaatcataccaacaaaatgaaacatgatgaataaatgaaagtaattaataataattgaaaagggattaagagaattatacctactaatgattccaataataaagcaaagataaaagaagtacttgatgcttgattgagaggttgtcaatctcccaataataacccaaataatcttcaattacctaaaataaaggatgaacaaaatagagattaaggaaataaaacttgtattagaacttgattaattgttgattacaagattaaagagagattttattgatattaactactctaagaattgataagaagaacatgctcttctaattagactaatgaggtatttatagtggaaattagggggatgcattagggttaactaagggctaaactagtaattacactttttagatttagctgggaggagccggtatttttcgaaggaagggcttctttctttgtagcttggagaagacgaaattgcgctgtagaggaatccgagcgggttagtgtcgggacgggcggattctggcggtggaacacgagcggctttgcaggaatccgggcggattgtggtggctaaacccgagcgtcttggggtgaaaccgcacggattgtgcatggtgaggacggccggattgtagacaatccgcacggattgtgcctcagcaagatttcttcttcttttcttcccttttcttcataaattccttggggatttccttggggactcaaggatcctttctcaacattgctcatctactatgatatgtacaaaggccttctaatcttgtcactccttgatgcttggtcattggattcgatcaatttagtctcgttttgccatgaaaatgcaagattcttactcctttcctaccaagggatcaaaatctcaaagaatatgcaaaacaaagaattaaagataataaatgacccaaatatgcactaaaaagcatgggaacaaggctaattcgggggctaaatatgcgctaattatggtcacatcaaatatccccaaaccgaacctttgctcgtcccgagtaaagaggtgacaaagactaggaccattttttaaactaacctaataacatagccgatatgagacaattagcgtgtctcactccgccccttcaactcacaacaagacaaccatgaggtaggatgccttcttgcaaggcaaggtgggtcttgccaaaatggcgacacatccaaacattaagcacacaaaatcacataatggatgcatctacaaaaggaatagccacttcctcatcaagtggcggaggcactaaagaggaacaaatttaagagcatgtaatcctttacaaatactagttcaacaaattactaaggctaagaggatggcactaaatcacctccaaatggtgttaaactagactactttcgtcctcaatttccaaatgctttcgtcaagagcgatcagatggtggtggaatgatgatccctatgatgctagtagcatatgacatgacaagtctcgaattatctacaaaagtaaaggtcatggatcgtcccaagctcgacaaagtggcttgataaaaaggctttttgggaatgaaatgctcaaatctttatacacaacgggtggatatgactagtattcaaaaattgacctcatttcaactttcacatttcaaaaattttagatggggtttgtcccttccgggctagtgtcctttgctttcgccaatcgcttattagacaaccggttaacctctagacaatagcttttcggggtgatagtcactctgtctctgggcggccgaattcacaaccgtgtgggggcccaattcaatggttCCCGCTCCAAAgaacatcgaagtggtacgcctccatcaaaacaattaaatttcacAACATTCAAtgattcataacatttgagatttccttggcattaaattacttccacatgacaaaactttcgaaatgagcacttcaaacttattgatagaaaatatttttgggtttcCTTACCACAatgtcaatcaaggtcacctagacaagttaaccaagtccacatcacatcacggggttggataggtgactcacatgcaaacccttgactaggctttgggtcatgggtcaaaagacactagtatgacactatctagggtgttttacaaccattctagtaggcaaagtcttaagttgaacaagtatttgtaatggcttagttgctcttgtcaaagttcctaattaggcacttttcaaaatatttcatctaaatgcaactacatgctatgatgcaactaatataaacatcctaatgcaagtgattctactaaCTAATATgacacataaactaaatgcaagtcctaagttcccattgttataccgcatcaatcaaaataaagccacatagtcattaacataaagaggaaaaaggagatcggaaagatcataccatgcggtcttcattatcctcatgtctcggatgtggcgtagtcgatcaatgtgaacaagggtagaacaaacacaatatatacaagacaatatatacaagactacactacaaaaggaaatagacatgtttttgggttttcaattttcaaatttttatgattttcgaaatttttcaatttttttggatttttgaataagagttaagtgttagaatccccatccccacactaatatgggcattgtcggccaaaatgatggaaattatgcaaagatgatttatgatttctatactaaatgcaatctacactaatctacactacatgatgcatgagttttgtttatgacggagaggataatttagattacctcccgttgtgtatgcattaacttccccaaaccgagttagacactattgctaatgtccaaggatgggtatagttcatgcacataCTATGTAATGCATGAAAATAATTTGTcgttttggattttgaaagtgggaacaattgtaccgaggtgtgagtcctctatggtgctaggactactccaacaatgatcaaaattaataaaaatacaaggttacaagacacaaacttcttttcatgaaactttgaaaaataaagaggagagatgagaaaacttcacttaaacttaggtgggtgcctctcgcccgctccacctagtgatgaagtagtcttctagacatcggcatcttctccctctacatcgctatcccgaatctcctttgaagcatcactcaaacttgggtccatgaattcgtcttcctcactctcaagctccaccgtgtcacctccacaagaattgccactcccctcctcttgtctcccgttcgccccttcattagctctctccgaattggggaagagcaaatccatttgagcccatgtggggaaagctccttcctcactaatccgtcctcttcgaaccatctcgtgatattgaggatagagtgcatagtaagtgtccacggaggtttcgtattgacggtagtgtagatcttgcaagattcccgtgacaaagtcgtcacgggggaggatgaaggggtttggatggttatacggttggtagggaaaggggtagggaggcactttgatcttctcatcttgagtttgttgttcttgttgttgttgtggtggatttggaggtggtACTTGTCTTGGTTGatttgggtttggagggatgaggtaggatgggatttgAGACAAATGTCCTCTTCTCGGGGAAACTCATGGTAAGCCGTTAATTGGAAGATatatcggatcgcttccttttgtcaaccactttatccgcttatcaaccccctcaagggttatccaatggtgatggACGAGAATGAGATCTTCATTAatcctcgtgtttcccgaaagtggagtgtactcattattctcattgaacctcgggttgaagtgctttgcaagcctagtaatgagtcctccatttactatgtgcttcattccatcatcgtccccattcctaaactttgcccatttctctagcaatactagaggtgcattgaagtgatacatatttcttccttgaatgttgaggtaggattccataaacacaaggtctaattggttcacaaTGGCCGGATCTCGTCGGGCAAGTAGagtgcccgaaagaaatcgataagtaagcctcaagatcggattttggatatgaaaagcaagacgTTCCTTGGtatgaatgaaatcccggcccgtcatggccctccacaaaggttcaacactatacttcttgggtttcgatgttcgggtaggcgaaacatcgagtccaAACACATtcgcgaattctacaagggtcatcatcctagaaacattctccaacctaaactctatgcaaattgttttgttcaaggttgtaatcttcaaaaagctcaaaaactcaagcacaaggGGTCTATATGTTTGTTcatacatgtggaaaagggtagaaagaccaaatacttcaaagagagcttccacttggtgataaatcccaagtttcctcaaggtagcatgacataaaaacttagtgggaagaatattcttacttagaagccggtggaagactaatctttgcacatcattgacaaattccacatttgagaagtcattaagccttgtaagatctacaatctcttcatgttcccttcttaatgtgttgagatgggaggtagaagaacttcccatcatccttggtcttcttgcattcctaaaagaggatctccttggtgccattcttgattattgagctggattcttttgatttgtgaaaagataaggatgctccttgttgattgagtgttgcctttggaaaccctagaaaattggggctttttgattttgtgggtgaagagagtgatttggatatgtatgggagtcataaggaggtgggttttataatgcaagtggaaggagtagtgatgtgtcactatatgtgtggtggggtgtaatttaattagggaaaagtcgggtcaaaacaccgtgggaggacgagcggattcgagctgaagacgctcggattcgtgctcctcgggacgggcggattctgggcaatacgcccggattctgtcacagcgaaatttccaaaatttgacgcctcaaagacgggcgtcccgagcataagatgctcggattcttttccatcgggacgggcgtcttcttttgaagacggacggattcctctacagaaattttccttgaaatgcacaggtagaaagacgggcgtctttctgcaaaacCGGCCGGATTCTTTAGGACGGGCGTTTTTTCTCCTAGGATGCTCGGATTCACCTTCAGttcaaaaatcttcaaattctcagcgtagctggacggacggattctccacAAAACGCCCAGACtccagcaagacggccggattccagggaatccgCACGTGTTCAGGctgtgaattcttcct contains:
- the LOC141587996 gene encoding protein FAR-RED IMPAIRED RESPONSE 1-like, producing MKFTPFTGIDNHKKSITFGCVLLEHEDDESFIWAFQQFLKAMGGKEPNYIISDQDAGIINAVPDNTLTIDNVDFVTCSRAQKSKTSLLHVAHYEKVTDNVGRTICKETDFLSRLNNVVWSKDLEPEKFEENWAKVISEFSLEGNKWFTGKFAERD